In Clostridium sp. DL-VIII, the following proteins share a genomic window:
- a CDS encoding LysR family transcriptional regulator yields the protein MEIRHLQTFIAIVELGGFTKAADNLGYAQSTITSHIQLLENELDTALFDRLGKKIVLTNMGSQLVPHAKKMLEIYKEIKDMTNEKDQVTGDLVIGASESLSIYRLGKILKEYKRKYPKVNIILKNSICSDLRKRLYSGEFDVVFTIEPEVRDDNLEVKKLKDETMVIIGELNSDLEFFKRNSEEQVLKENVIFSEKGCSSRISFENYLKQNKIKYVNPLEFSSIEAIKKCVINGLGISILPLYAIKREISEESLKMIELDGNFDKYATQLIYHKNKNQSTAMKKLIEITFENSNRWS from the coding sequence TTGGAAATCAGACATCTGCAAACATTTATTGCTATAGTTGAACTTGGAGGTTTTACGAAAGCAGCAGATAATTTAGGCTATGCTCAATCTACTATAACATCACATATTCAGCTTTTAGAAAATGAACTTGATACTGCTTTATTTGATCGTTTAGGTAAAAAGATTGTTCTTACTAATATGGGAAGCCAGTTAGTGCCACATGCTAAGAAAATGCTCGAGATATATAAAGAAATAAAAGACATGACGAATGAAAAAGATCAAGTTACAGGGGATTTAGTCATAGGAGCAAGTGAATCTTTATCAATATATCGCTTGGGAAAAATATTAAAGGAGTATAAAAGAAAATATCCCAAAGTGAATATTATCTTGAAAAATTCAATTTGCAGTGATTTAAGAAAAAGGCTATATAGTGGGGAATTTGATGTTGTATTTACAATTGAGCCAGAAGTAAGAGATGATAATTTAGAAGTTAAAAAATTAAAAGATGAAACTATGGTAATTATAGGTGAACTGAATTCAGATCTAGAATTTTTTAAGAGAAATTCTGAGGAACAGGTTTTAAAAGAAAATGTAATATTTAGTGAAAAAGGATGCAGTTCTAGAATATCTTTTGAAAATTATTTAAAACAAAATAAGATAAAGTATGTAAATCCTTTAGAGTTTTCGAGCATAGAAGCCATTAAAAAATGTGTGATTAATGGTCTTGGAATTTCTATTCTTCCTCTCTATGCTATCAAAAGGGAAATATCTGAGGAAAGTCTTAAAATGATAGAATTAGATGGAAACTTTGATAAATATGCGACTCAACTTATATATCATAAAAATAAAAATCAATCAACTGCAATGAAGAAACTAATTGAAATAACTTTTGAAAACTCTAATAGATGGAGTTAG
- a CDS encoding DJ-1/PfpI family protein has protein sequence MKKVLLLLANGFEAVEASVFTDVIGWNNLEGDKTTDLVTAGLHDKIKCTWNFTIIPEININDVNIDDFDALAIPGGFEEAGFYDDAYNEDFLNLIREFNKAGKIIASICVGALPIAKSGILYGRSATTYNSPASIRQRQLKEFGVNVISDKPIVMDQKIITSYNPATAFDVAFMLLELLTSKENCNNVKKLMGFAVEH, from the coding sequence ATGAAAAAAGTATTATTGCTACTTGCAAATGGTTTTGAGGCAGTTGAGGCAAGTGTTTTCACGGATGTTATAGGTTGGAATAACCTTGAAGGTGATAAAACTACTGATTTAGTGACTGCAGGATTACATGACAAAATAAAATGTACATGGAACTTTACAATAATTCCAGAAATAAATATTAATGATGTTAATATTGATGATTTTGATGCACTAGCAATTCCTGGTGGCTTTGAAGAAGCTGGATTTTATGACGATGCTTATAATGAAGATTTTTTAAATTTAATTAGGGAATTTAATAAGGCAGGAAAAATAATTGCTTCCATCTGTGTTGGTGCTCTTCCAATAGCCAAGAGCGGTATATTATATGGAAGAAGTGCTACGACTTACAATTCTCCAGCTAGCATACGACAAAGACAATTAAAAGAGTTCGGCGTAAATGTTATCTCTGATAAACCAATTGTTATGGATCAAAAAATAATAACCTCTTATAACCCAGCTACAGCTTTTGACGTTGCTTTTATGCTTTTAGAACTTTTGACTTCTAAAGAAAATTGTAATAATGTAAAAAAATTGATGGGCTTTGCAGTAGAGCACTAA
- a CDS encoding PLP-dependent aminotransferase family protein, translating to MIFSNLIINAEEPIYLQIERHIKQGIKNGELKKDSKLPSTREVSKFLNISRNSVISAYEELESMGIIVTKRGIGTFISIEGENESYEYNIDFTERINDYGNTLKEFDIIKSELPYKKGMISFKSISPESHLFNLDDFKRSLLDAWTFEEANLLNYGYAKGYKPLIDYFFNYMKEKRVNTSNKDILITNGFTEAFDILISSLTTKGDIIICEEPTHNTALKIMKAYNLQIVQVKMDKEGLDLKDLENALSKYAPKFGYLIPSYNNPTGIVTKTERRKEIYKLFRKYSVPIIEDGFNEELLYSSSPIDPIASLCGNGNGVIYIGSLSKILFPGLRIGWILGDEKLIDVLESVKRGRNIHSSFLDQSAFYYYLKSGAFSRYVKNVRKYYRDKYNLVMEMVEKYIPYDYITGEGGLHIFIKLKSNINARALLDLCYKDNVLFMPGDIFYEYSKNILENCEEDSLQHGENNLRGSDTFRIGFGRVSDADIIKGIKIIGKNIKLLQTH from the coding sequence TTGATATTTTCTAATCTTATTATAAATGCTGAAGAACCTATTTATCTTCAAATAGAAAGACATATTAAGCAGGGAATTAAAAATGGCGAATTAAAAAAGGATAGTAAACTTCCTTCAACTAGAGAAGTAAGTAAATTTTTAAATATAAGTAGAAATTCCGTTATTTCTGCGTATGAAGAGCTTGAAAGCATGGGTATTATAGTCACTAAAAGAGGTATAGGAACTTTTATCTCAATAGAGGGTGAAAATGAAAGCTATGAATATAATATAGATTTCACCGAAAGAATTAATGACTATGGAAATACATTAAAAGAATTTGATATTATAAAAAGCGAATTACCTTATAAGAAGGGAATGATATCTTTTAAATCCATTTCACCTGAGAGCCATCTTTTTAATCTTGATGATTTTAAGAGGTCCCTTCTGGACGCTTGGACATTTGAAGAAGCAAATTTATTAAATTACGGTTATGCAAAAGGTTATAAGCCATTAATAGATTACTTTTTTAATTATATGAAAGAAAAACGTGTAAATACTTCAAATAAGGATATTTTAATTACAAATGGTTTTACTGAAGCTTTTGACATACTTATCAGTTCATTAACTACTAAAGGCGATATTATTATATGTGAAGAACCTACTCATAATACCGCTTTGAAAATTATGAAAGCTTATAATCTTCAAATTGTTCAAGTAAAAATGGATAAAGAAGGCTTGGATTTAAAAGATCTTGAAAATGCCTTAAGTAAATATGCTCCTAAATTTGGATATTTAATTCCTTCTTATAATAATCCAACAGGAATTGTAACTAAAACTGAACGAAGAAAAGAGATTTATAAATTATTTAGAAAGTATTCTGTACCTATAATAGAAGATGGTTTTAATGAAGAATTATTATATTCAAGTTCCCCTATTGACCCAATAGCTTCTCTATGTGGAAATGGGAATGGAGTTATTTATATAGGAAGTCTTTCAAAAATTCTATTTCCAGGCCTTAGAATCGGCTGGATCTTAGGTGATGAGAAACTTATAGATGTTTTAGAAAGCGTAAAGCGTGGCCGAAACATTCATTCATCTTTCTTAGATCAAAGTGCTTTTTATTATTATCTTAAAAGTGGTGCCTTCAGCCGATATGTAAAAAATGTTCGAAAATACTATAGAGATAAATATAATCTCGTTATGGAAATGGTTGAGAAATACATACCATATGACTATATAACTGGCGAAGGAGGCCTCCACATCTTCATAAAACTAAAAAGCAATATAAATGCTCGAGCACTCTTAGATCTTTGTTATAAAGATAATGTACTTTTTATGCCTGGTGATATTTTCTATGAATACTCAAAAAACATCTTAGAAAATTGTGAGGAAGATTCTCTACAACATGGAGAAAATAACTTAAGAGGCTCTGATACATTTAGGATTGGTTTTGGAAGAGTAAGTGATGCTGACATAATAAAAGGTATAAAAATAATCGGAAAGAATATCAAACTTCTACAAACACATTAA
- a CDS encoding TetR/AcrR family transcriptional regulator, protein MAGKITKGEQTKNRIIECAAELFFRNGYNSTGINDILKITKLPKGSFYFHFESKKELAIEVNAYFQKKLGKWISDTAKNKKWEEFVNNLVNDMINGVESGVYFGCPLITLGQELAFFEPEIASHYHDSLKKLIDLFTYILENSGIAKENSVRLARRVFAIYEGNLVYYRISKNKDVLRNMGEDLIVIYQNYLETGN, encoded by the coding sequence ATGGCTGGTAAAATCACTAAAGGTGAACAAACGAAAAACAGAATAATTGAGTGTGCAGCAGAATTATTTTTTAGAAATGGATATAACTCAACAGGAATAAATGATATTTTAAAAATTACTAAGCTGCCTAAAGGTTCTTTCTATTTTCATTTTGAAAGTAAAAAAGAATTAGCTATTGAAGTTAATGCTTATTTTCAAAAAAAATTAGGAAAGTGGATTTCAGATACAGCAAAAAATAAGAAATGGGAAGAGTTTGTAAATAACCTAGTGAATGATATGATTAATGGAGTAGAAAGTGGAGTTTACTTTGGATGCCCATTAATTACTTTAGGACAGGAACTTGCTTTTTTTGAACCAGAGATTGCAAGTCACTATCACGATTCTTTGAAGAAATTAATTGATTTATTTACATATATTCTTGAAAATTCCGGGATAGCTAAAGAAAATTCAGTAAGGCTTGCAAGGCGTGTATTTGCTATATATGAAGGTAATTTAGTGTATTATAGAATAAGTAAGAATAAAGACGTCCTAAGAAATATGGGAGAAGATTTAATAGTAATATACCAAAATTATCTTGAAACAGGAAACTAG